A segment of the Desulfofundulus kuznetsovii DSM 6115 genome:
GTCGCAGGTACTGCGGCAGCTGCCACGTCTTGAAGACCCCCACTTGCTGGTAGGGCTGGAAAAGGCTGACGATGCGGCGGTATACCAGCTCACGGAAGATATGGCCATCATTGAAACGGTGGATTTTTTTACCCCGGTGGTGGATGATCCCTATCTTTTTGGCCAGGTGGCCGCAGCCAACGCCTTGAGCGACATTTATGCCATGGGCGGGCGGCCCCTGCTGGCTCTGAATATTGCCTGTTTCCCCACCTGCCTGCCGCCGGAAACCCTGGCCGAGATTCTCAAAGGGGGGGCAGATAAGGTAAGGGAAGCCGGAGCCATCATCGCCGGGGGACACACGGTCCAGGATGAGGAACCCAAGTACGGGCTGGCCGTCACCGGTTTGGTGCATCCCCAAAGGGTATTGACCAATGCCGGCGCCCTGCCTCAAGATATCCTGATCCTGACCAAACCCCTGGGTACGGGTATCATTGCCACGGCGGTCAAAGCGGAGCTGGCTCCTCCGGAAGCCCGGGAAGCTGCCCTGGCCAGCATGGTTGCCTTAAACAGGGAGGCAGCCTCGGCCATGCTTTCCGTGGGGGTACATGCCTGTACCGATATCACGGGGTTCGGGTTGCTGGGACATGCCGCGGAAATGGCCGAAGCCAGCGGGATAAGCATGGTTTTTGAATATGACCGGCTGCCCCTTTTGCCCAAAACAGTCGAACTGGCCTCCATGGGCCTGATTCCCGGCGGGGCCTATCACAACCGGGATCACCTGGGTGAAGCGGTTGCATTTGCCAAAAGCCTCACCCCCGCCCAGCAGGCCGTCATGTTTGATCCCCAGACCTCCGGG
Coding sequences within it:
- the selD gene encoding selenide, water dikinase SelD is translated as MAEKIRLTTLAKAAGUAAKVGPATLSQVLRQLPRLEDPHLLVGLEKADDAAVYQLTEDMAIIETVDFFTPVVDDPYLFGQVAAANALSDIYAMGGRPLLALNIACFPTCLPPETLAEILKGGADKVREAGAIIAGGHTVQDEEPKYGLAVTGLVHPQRVLTNAGALPQDILILTKPLGTGIIATAVKAELAPPEAREAALASMVALNREAASAMLSVGVHACTDITGFGLLGHAAEMAEASGISMVFEYDRLPLLPKTVELASMGLIPGGAYHNRDHLGEAVAFAKSLTPAQQAVMFDPQTSGGLLIATPPERADRLLQELHANGVTAARAIGRVVERQSWLIRVE